AGGTAAATCACCCGCAGCACCGCATCCAGACGGTCGGGTAATGCGGTCTCAGAAGGCACCTCATAGGGTATGCGTGCTTTTCGAATCTTCGCCTTGGCGCGAACGATCCGCTGAGCCACTGTGGGCGGGGATGTGAGAAAGGCTTTCGCGATTTCTTCCGTCGTCAGGCCACAAACCTCCCGGAGTGTCATCGCCACCTGAGCTTCTGATGAAAGAGCCGGGTGGCAACAGGTAAAGATCAGACGCAGCCGGTCGTCGTCGATACTTTCATCCGGATTTTCTTGAGCATCATTAATGCGGGTTTCCAATTGCGTGGCGAGTTCTGCGAGAGAGGCATCAAACCTGGTCCGTCGCCGCATCCCATCGATGGCTTTGAAACGGCCGGTCGACACGAGCCAGGCTCGCGGATTGTCCGGGATCCCATCCCTGGTCCATTGTTCGACTGCGACGGCAAACGCCTCGTGCAACGCTTCTTCAGCCGCATCAAAGTCGCCGAGCAGGCGGATTAATGTCGCGAGAATCCGACGCGATTCAGTGCGGTACACTTCTTCCACCACCTCCCGCACCTGTTTGGCCGGTCTGTCACTCATGATGGAGAGGGCCTCACATTGAGAGGCACGGAGAGACTGCCGAGGTATGAGGCACGCGTTCGGGGTAGCGATCGCCTCTGCGGAGGGATGATGAGAGAGGATGTTGTCCGTTATTCTGCTTCAACCGTGACCTCTGTTGTCACCGAATTGGCAATAAAACATTCGCTGTGAGCGTGCTCATGGAGAGCGTGTATCTGTTCCTGGGTCGGTAGAGTCGACCCCCCGAATATCACTCGAGGATGTAAGATGACACGTGTCATCGCCAGCTTTTTGTTCTGATTTTTTTCCAACAATCCAACAGCATGATCACTATAGCGATCGACAACGAACCGTTTCTTGGCTGCCATCGCCAGG
Above is a window of Candidatus Nitrospira neomarina DNA encoding:
- a CDS encoding OsmC family protein: MSEHKITLEWKRESEDFSYESYTRDHELVFEGGVHVPASAAPAYRGNPAHVNPEEAFVAALSSCHMLTFLAMAAKKRFVVDRYSDHAVGLLEKNQNKKLAMTRVILHPRVIFGGSTLPTQEQIHALHEHAHSECFIANSVTTEVTVEAE